In Streptomyces chartreusis NRRL 3882, the following are encoded in one genomic region:
- a CDS encoding sacsin N-terminal ATP-binding-like domain-containing protein: MRRRNVSSKFVRPAAEGADPFGTARLRRGVIDAWATSPARFREDANAEEDLVLGGYRDRLVVELAQNAADAAARAGAPGRLRLTLRDGVLVAANTGAPLDAAGVESLSTLRASAKRETHEQAVGRFGVGFAAVLAVTDEPAVVGRHGGVRWSLAEARELAADTARHSPGLGDEIRRRDGHVPLLRLPFAAEGTAPDPYDTAVILPLRDTPAADLAERLLRAVDDALLLTLAGLEEVVVEINGESPRTISRRTDGPFTVVDDSGDGVTYWRTAAAHGPLTPELLADRPVEERLRPHWSVTWAVPVDSDGSPARPRTSPVVHAPTPSDEPLGVPALLIASFPLDSTRRHAAPGPLTDFLIQRAADSYAELLGDWRPVTAGLIDLVPGPLGKGELDGALRQAILERLPRTAFLPPAHPAFLPPAVERREHDGDELPESLRPRDAEVVEGAGADTVRVLAEVLPTLLPAGLERRAELRTLGVARVPLTEAIDRLAGLEKEPGWWWRLYDSLAGVDPDRLSGLPVPLADGRTTIGPRQVLLPSPETTRIDPEILARLGLKVAHPDAAHPILEKLGALPATPRAVLTTPQVRAAVAASLDDEGGVLWEEDALGAEELADTVLALVRDAGLEPGDEPWLGALALPDEDGEPAPACELVFPGGPFAQVMREGELAAVDAELASKWGEQPLAACGVLVNFALVRATDVVLDPDELEPREGDFAEPDDPGLLDAVDVWAEDVLDRFPDSPVPPVATEIIAVRDLDLVDEDKWSQALSLLSQPPLRDAIVQTVRVLLPDGTHEVVRPYTAWWLRGNPVLDGRRPAGLRAAGGDPLLRGLYEEADATGFEDEQVLRALGVRTSVAALLDEPGGAAELLDRLADPRREVTDAQLHALYGALAELDPEQVTLPDELRAVIDGRVEVVDAADAVVCDSPDLLPFTAGVPLLPVRPSRAAELAELFQVRRLSESVTGRVTSEGTEHDVPDAVRVLLGPRTPSSYIEHEELVVDGVEIDWRLTDDDVLHAATLEGVAAGLAWAAGQWPRRFEVAALLEDPSRTEELARDRWFD; encoded by the coding sequence ATGAGGAGAAGGAACGTGAGCAGCAAGTTCGTGCGGCCCGCCGCCGAGGGCGCCGACCCGTTCGGTACGGCACGCCTGCGGCGCGGCGTCATCGACGCCTGGGCCACCAGCCCCGCCCGGTTCCGGGAGGACGCCAACGCCGAGGAGGACCTGGTTCTCGGCGGTTACCGGGACCGGCTCGTCGTCGAACTCGCGCAGAACGCCGCCGACGCCGCCGCCCGGGCCGGGGCGCCCGGCCGGCTGCGGCTCACCCTCCGTGATGGCGTGCTCGTCGCCGCCAACACCGGCGCGCCGCTGGACGCCGCCGGGGTCGAGTCGCTGTCCACCCTGCGCGCGTCGGCGAAGCGGGAGACCCACGAGCAGGCCGTCGGGCGGTTCGGCGTCGGGTTCGCCGCCGTCCTCGCCGTCACCGACGAGCCCGCCGTCGTCGGTCGGCACGGCGGTGTCCGCTGGTCCCTCGCCGAGGCCCGGGAACTGGCCGCCGACACCGCCCGGCACAGCCCCGGCCTCGGGGACGAGATCCGGCGGCGCGACGGCCATGTGCCGCTGCTGCGGCTGCCGTTCGCCGCCGAGGGCACCGCCCCCGACCCGTACGACACCGCCGTCATCCTGCCGCTGCGCGACACCCCCGCCGCCGACCTCGCCGAACGCCTGCTGCGGGCGGTCGACGACGCGCTCCTGCTCACCCTCGCCGGCCTCGAAGAGGTCGTCGTCGAGATCAACGGCGAGAGCCCCCGGACGATCTCCCGCCGCACCGACGGTCCCTTCACCGTCGTAGACGACTCCGGCGACGGCGTCACCTACTGGCGCACCGCCGCCGCCCACGGCCCCCTCACCCCCGAGCTGCTCGCCGACCGGCCCGTCGAGGAGCGGCTGCGCCCCCACTGGTCGGTCACCTGGGCCGTGCCCGTGGACTCCGACGGCAGCCCGGCCCGGCCCCGCACCAGCCCGGTCGTGCACGCCCCCACCCCCAGCGACGAGCCGCTCGGCGTCCCCGCCCTGCTCATCGCCTCGTTCCCGCTGGACTCCACCCGCCGGCACGCCGCCCCCGGCCCGCTGACCGACTTCCTCATCCAGCGCGCGGCCGACTCCTACGCCGAACTCCTCGGTGACTGGCGGCCGGTGACGGCCGGGCTGATCGACCTGGTGCCCGGGCCGCTCGGCAAGGGCGAGCTGGACGGCGCCCTGCGCCAGGCGATCCTGGAGCGGCTGCCGCGCACTGCGTTTCTCCCGCCCGCCCACCCGGCGTTCCTGCCGCCCGCCGTCGAGCGCCGCGAGCACGACGGCGACGAGCTGCCCGAGTCGCTGCGGCCCCGGGACGCCGAGGTCGTCGAGGGCGCGGGCGCGGACACGGTCCGGGTGCTCGCCGAGGTGCTGCCCACGCTGCTGCCCGCCGGTCTCGAACGCCGGGCGGAGCTGCGCACCCTGGGCGTGGCCCGGGTGCCGCTGACCGAGGCGATCGACCGGCTGGCCGGGCTGGAGAAGGAGCCCGGCTGGTGGTGGCGGCTCTACGACAGCCTGGCCGGGGTCGACCCGGACCGGCTGTCGGGCCTGCCGGTGCCGCTCGCGGACGGCCGTACGACGATCGGACCCCGGCAGGTCCTCCTGCCCAGCCCGGAAACCACCCGTATCGACCCGGAGATCCTGGCCCGGCTCGGTCTGAAGGTCGCCCACCCGGACGCCGCGCATCCGATCCTGGAGAAGCTGGGCGCCCTGCCCGCGACCCCGCGCGCCGTGCTCACCACCCCGCAGGTCAGGGCCGCCGTCGCCGCGTCGCTCGACGACGAGGGCGGCGTGCTGTGGGAGGAGGACGCGCTCGGCGCGGAGGAACTGGCCGACACCGTCCTCGCGTTGGTGCGGGACGCCGGTCTGGAGCCCGGTGACGAGCCCTGGCTCGGCGCGCTCGCCCTGCCCGACGAGGACGGCGAACCGGCCCCGGCCTGCGAACTCGTCTTCCCCGGCGGCCCGTTTGCCCAGGTCATGCGCGAGGGCGAACTGGCCGCGGTGGACGCCGAGCTGGCCTCCAAGTGGGGTGAGCAGCCGCTGGCCGCCTGCGGGGTGCTGGTGAACTTCGCGCTCGTCCGTGCCACCGACGTGGTCCTCGACCCCGACGAACTGGAGCCGCGCGAGGGCGACTTCGCCGAGCCCGACGACCCGGGCCTGCTGGACGCGGTCGACGTGTGGGCGGAGGACGTCCTCGACCGTTTCCCGGACAGCCCGGTGCCGCCGGTCGCGACCGAGATCATCGCCGTACGGGATCTCGACCTGGTCGACGAGGACAAGTGGTCCCAGGCCCTGTCCCTGCTGTCGCAGCCGCCCCTGCGGGACGCGATCGTGCAGACCGTGCGCGTCCTGCTGCCGGACGGCACGCACGAGGTCGTACGGCCGTACACGGCGTGGTGGCTGCGCGGGAACCCGGTGCTGGACGGCCGCCGCCCCGCTGGCCTGCGCGCCGCCGGCGGCGACCCGCTGCTGCGCGGTCTCTACGAGGAGGCCGACGCGACCGGTTTCGAGGACGAGCAGGTGCTGCGGGCGCTGGGCGTGCGGACGTCCGTCGCCGCGCTGCTGGACGAGCCCGGCGGTGCCGCCGAACTCCTCGACCGGCTCGCCGACCCCCGGCGGGAGGTGACGGACGCCCAACTGCACGCGCTGTACGGGGCCCTGGCCGAACTGGACCCGGAGCAGGTGACCCTCCCGGACGAGCTGCGTGCCGTCATCGACGGCCGGGTGGAGGTCGTGGACGCGGCCGACGCCGTGGTGTGCGACTCACCGGACCTGCTGCCCTTCACGGCCGGCGTCCCCCTGCTGCCGGTCCGCCCGTCCCGGGCCGCCGAACTGGCCGAACTCTTCCAGGTACGGCGCCTGAGCGAGTCGGTCACCGGGCGGGTCACCTCCGAGGGCACCGAGCACGACGTCCCGGACGCGGTGCGCGTCCTGCTCGGCCCCCGCACTCCCTCCTCCTACATCGAGCACGAGGAACTCGTCGTCGACGGCGTGGAGATCGACTGGCGCCTGACGGACGACGACGTCCTGCACGCCGCCACCCTGGAGGGCGTCGCCGCGGGGCTGGCCTGGGCGGCGGGGCAGTGGCCACGGCGGTTCGAGGTGGCGGCACTGCTTGAGGACCCGTCGCGGACGGAGGAGCTGGCGCGGGACCGGTGGTTCGACTGA
- a CDS encoding GNAT family N-acetyltransferase, which produces MRITIRDGGPDDIPAILGMLDSCVEWLVAQGRTGQWGTKPLSQNPKTVESVGRYMAEGSVYMADADGVPAATLTLTDSPGAYLSQLSPPGEPERYIHWLASDRRFKGHGVGSALLAHAAEETRRAGVSLLRVDCYAGDDGKLVRYYESNGFTRTEAFTVGESNWPGQLLARRV; this is translated from the coding sequence ATGCGGATCACCATCCGGGACGGCGGGCCCGACGACATTCCCGCGATACTCGGCATGCTCGACAGCTGCGTGGAGTGGCTGGTCGCGCAGGGGCGCACCGGGCAGTGGGGCACGAAGCCCCTGTCGCAGAATCCGAAGACGGTGGAGTCGGTCGGCCGGTACATGGCGGAGGGCAGCGTGTACATGGCCGATGCCGACGGCGTCCCCGCCGCCACCCTCACCCTCACCGACTCGCCCGGCGCCTACCTGTCCCAGCTCTCGCCGCCCGGAGAACCCGAGCGCTACATCCACTGGCTGGCCTCCGACCGGCGCTTCAAGGGGCACGGCGTGGGCAGCGCCCTCCTCGCCCACGCCGCGGAGGAGACCCGCCGGGCCGGCGTGTCCCTCCTCCGCGTCGACTGTTACGCCGGAGACGACGGCAAACTCGTCCGCTACTACGAGTCCAACGGCTTCACCCGGACCGAGGCCTTCACGGTCGGCGAGAGCAACTGGCCCGGCCAGCTGCTGGCCCGGAGGGTGTAG
- a CDS encoding MarR family winged helix-turn-helix transcriptional regulator, whose amino-acid sequence MPDLSHGDDVAAVNSLRSAVMRLSRRLKHQRVDESLSPTEMSVLGTLSLCGRATPGELARKEHVQPPSMTRIVALLESKGLVRLEPHPEDRRQKVVTRTEQAEAMLEESRRKRNAFLASLVENLDEDEWAKLRAAAPVLEKLAHL is encoded by the coding sequence ATGCCGGACCTCAGCCATGGCGACGATGTAGCCGCCGTGAACTCCCTCCGATCCGCCGTGATGCGGCTGTCCCGTCGACTCAAGCACCAGCGGGTCGACGAGTCGCTCAGCCCCACCGAGATGTCGGTGCTCGGCACCCTGTCCCTGTGCGGCAGGGCCACCCCGGGCGAGCTCGCCCGCAAGGAGCACGTCCAGCCGCCCTCGATGACCCGCATCGTGGCGCTGCTGGAGTCCAAGGGACTGGTCCGTCTGGAGCCGCACCCCGAGGACCGGCGCCAGAAGGTCGTGACGCGCACCGAGCAGGCCGAAGCGATGCTCGAGGAGAGCCGCCGCAAGCGGAACGCGTTCCTGGCCTCGCTGGTGGAGAACCTCGACGAGGACGAGTGGGCGAAACTGCGCGCCGCCGCCCCCGTGCTGGAGAAGCTCGCGCATCTGTAA
- a CDS encoding class I SAM-dependent methyltransferase, translated as MTTQNSATEADRALKAKHRAMWAQGDYPSLAAEVIPGLGAVLVEACGVRSGQRVLDVGAGSGNAAIPAALAGAEVVASDLTPELFEAGRRVAGQQGVELSWQEADAEALPFGDAEFDTVLSCVGVMFAPHHQRAADELVRVCRPGGTIGLLSWTPQGFIGRMFATMKPYAPPPPPGAQPPPLWGDEDHVRALLGDRVTDVRAERRTVRVDRFETPEAFRDYFKERYGPTISVYKSIAGDSGRTAALDRDLVDLARDGDPGPGGVGGLREWEYLLFTARRAG; from the coding sequence ATGACGACGCAGAACAGCGCGACCGAGGCCGACCGGGCCCTGAAGGCCAAGCACCGGGCGATGTGGGCGCAGGGCGACTACCCGTCGCTGGCCGCCGAGGTCATCCCCGGGCTCGGGGCGGTCCTGGTCGAGGCGTGCGGGGTGCGCTCCGGCCAGCGGGTGCTGGACGTGGGCGCCGGCAGCGGCAACGCCGCGATCCCGGCGGCCCTGGCCGGCGCGGAGGTGGTCGCCTCGGACCTGACCCCGGAGCTGTTCGAGGCCGGCCGGCGCGTGGCCGGGCAGCAGGGCGTGGAGCTCAGCTGGCAGGAGGCCGACGCCGAGGCCCTGCCCTTCGGCGACGCCGAGTTCGACACCGTGCTGTCCTGCGTCGGGGTGATGTTCGCCCCGCACCACCAGCGGGCCGCCGACGAACTCGTCCGGGTCTGCCGCCCGGGCGGCACCATCGGCCTGCTGAGCTGGACGCCGCAGGGCTTCATCGGCCGGATGTTCGCCACGATGAAGCCGTACGCGCCACCGCCCCCGCCGGGCGCGCAGCCGCCCCCGCTGTGGGGCGACGAGGACCATGTCCGGGCGCTCCTCGGCGACCGGGTCACGGACGTGCGCGCCGAGCGCCGGACCGTCCGCGTCGACCGCTTCGAGACGCCCGAGGCGTTCCGCGACTACTTCAAGGAGCGCTACGGCCCCACGATCAGCGTCTACAAGAGCATCGCCGGCGACTCCGGGCGCACCGCCGCCCTGGACCGCGACCTGGTGGACCTAGCCCGCGACGGCGACCCGGGGCCAGGAGGGGTCGGGGGCCTCCGAGAGTGGGAGTACCTGCTGTTCACCGCGCGCCGGGCGGGCTGA
- a CDS encoding MFS transporter — translation MSSGPGAASVPAPDPHDSPPTSDTRPRKSSMFSSLKVRNYRLFFMGQVVSNIGTWMQRIAQDWLVLSLTGSSAAVGITTALQFLPMLLFGLYGGVLVDRLRKRPALLVTQSSMALTAIALAVLTLTGHVQVWHVYVAAFAVGLATVVDNPARQSFVSELVGPQQLQNAVSLNSANFQSARLVGPAVAGILITGVGTGWAFLFNGLSFIAPLTGLLLMRARELHVVERAPRGKGQLREGVRYVTGRPELIWPIVLVGFVGTFAFNFPVYLSAFADDVFHAGAGAYSMFNTLMAVGSVAGALLAARRGTARLRLLIAAAIVFGALEMLAATTPTLWMFALLMVPLGLFGMTVNVTTNTSIQMSTDPAMRGRVMALYMMVFLGGSPVGAPIVGWITDTYGARVGLAAGGAVAAVAAAVIGLILARVGNLRLSVGWHRGHPRVRFVPREQEQLAPAA, via the coding sequence TTGAGTTCGGGACCCGGAGCAGCTTCCGTCCCCGCACCTGACCCCCACGATTCCCCGCCCACCTCCGACACACGCCCGCGCAAGTCCTCGATGTTCTCCTCCCTGAAGGTGAGGAACTACCGCCTGTTCTTCATGGGACAGGTCGTCTCCAACATCGGCACCTGGATGCAGCGCATCGCCCAGGACTGGCTGGTCCTCAGCCTCACCGGCTCCTCCGCGGCCGTCGGCATCACGACGGCACTCCAGTTCCTGCCGATGCTGCTCTTCGGCCTCTACGGCGGTGTCCTCGTCGACCGGCTGCGCAAGCGGCCCGCCCTGCTCGTCACACAGTCGTCGATGGCCCTCACCGCCATCGCCCTCGCCGTCCTCACCCTCACCGGCCATGTCCAGGTCTGGCACGTGTACGTCGCCGCCTTCGCGGTCGGTCTCGCCACGGTGGTCGACAACCCGGCCCGGCAGTCCTTCGTCTCCGAATTGGTCGGCCCGCAGCAGCTGCAGAACGCGGTCAGCCTGAACTCGGCGAACTTCCAGTCCGCCCGCCTGGTCGGCCCCGCCGTCGCGGGCATACTGATCACCGGCGTCGGCACCGGCTGGGCGTTCCTCTTCAACGGCCTGTCCTTCATCGCGCCGCTCACCGGCCTGCTGCTGATGCGGGCCCGCGAGCTGCACGTGGTGGAGCGCGCCCCGCGCGGCAAGGGGCAGCTGCGGGAAGGCGTGCGGTACGTCACCGGCCGCCCGGAGCTGATCTGGCCGATCGTCCTGGTCGGGTTCGTCGGCACCTTCGCCTTCAACTTCCCCGTCTACCTCTCGGCCTTCGCGGACGACGTGTTCCACGCGGGGGCGGGCGCGTACAGCATGTTCAACACGCTGATGGCGGTCGGCTCGGTCGCGGGCGCGCTGCTCGCCGCCCGGCGCGGCACGGCCCGGCTGCGGCTGCTGATCGCGGCGGCCATCGTCTTCGGCGCGCTGGAGATGCTGGCGGCCACCACACCGACGCTGTGGATGTTCGCCCTGCTCATGGTCCCGCTGGGCCTGTTCGGCATGACGGTCAACGTCACGACGAACACCAGCATCCAGATGTCCACGGACCCGGCCATGCGCGGCCGTGTCATGGCCCTCTACATGATGGTCTTCCTCGGCGGCTCCCCGGTCGGCGCGCCGATCGTCGGCTGGATCACCGACACCTACGGCGCCCGGGTCGGCCTCGCGGCCGGCGGTGCCGTCGCGGCCGTCGCCGCGGCCGTGATCGGCCTGATCCTGGCCCGCGTCGGCAACCTCCGCCTGTCGGTCGGCTGGCACCGCGGGCATCCCCGGGTGCGGTTCGTCCCCCGGGAGCAGGAGCAGCTGGCTCCGGCGGCCTAG
- a CDS encoding DUF2530 domain-containing protein, whose translation MAKWTPRHEAPEPLEGPVVATVTGGTILWFVLFLVQLPFYGWFDDHGHTWWLWTCLAGGGLGLIGIWYVRKRDAAIKRAAAAAPDPTATPSAQ comes from the coding sequence ATGGCGAAATGGACCCCCAGACACGAGGCGCCGGAGCCCCTGGAGGGCCCCGTGGTCGCCACCGTCACCGGCGGCACGATCCTCTGGTTCGTCCTCTTCCTGGTCCAGCTCCCCTTCTACGGCTGGTTCGACGACCACGGCCACACCTGGTGGCTGTGGACCTGCCTGGCCGGCGGCGGTCTGGGGCTGATCGGTATCTGGTACGTCCGTAAGCGCGATGCCGCGATCAAGCGGGCCGCCGCGGCGGCCCCCGACCCGACCGCGACCCCCTCGGCCCAGTAG
- a CDS encoding NCS2 family permease, which yields MSSSAPAKAPAPEQPGAGPTYGALDRFFRISERGSTLSREVRGGLATFFAMAYIIVLNPIILGSAKDMYGHQLDNGQLVTATALTAAFTTLLMGVIGNVPIALAAGLGVNSVVALQLAPRMSWPDAMGMVVLAGFVVMLLVATGLRERVMNAVPYGLRKAISIGIGLFIMLIGLVDAGFVSRIPDAAQTTVPLQLGGDGHLNGWPVLVFVLGVLLTLALIVRKVSGAILISIVAMTVVAVVIEAVAKVPSWGLTTPKWPGNPVASPDFGLVGQVSLFGGFEKVGVLTGVLFVFTVLLSCFFDAMGTIMGVSDEAKLTDAQGQMPGINKVLFVDGLAVAAGGASSSSATTAFVESTAGVGEGARTGLANVVTGGLFAVALFLTPVATMVPSQAATPALVAVGFLILAGSVKEIDWADYTIAVPAFVTMLMMPFTYSITNGIGMGFITFAVLRLAAGRGREVPTAMYAVAAVFAFYYLMPALGLT from the coding sequence ATGTCCTCCTCGGCTCCCGCCAAGGCCCCCGCCCCTGAACAGCCGGGAGCCGGGCCCACGTACGGCGCACTCGACCGCTTCTTCCGGATCTCCGAGCGGGGCAGCACGCTGTCCCGTGAGGTCCGGGGCGGCCTCGCCACCTTCTTCGCGATGGCCTACATCATCGTGCTGAACCCGATCATCCTCGGCAGCGCCAAGGACATGTACGGTCACCAGCTCGACAACGGGCAGCTGGTGACCGCGACGGCCCTCACGGCCGCGTTCACCACCCTCCTCATGGGCGTCATCGGCAATGTGCCGATCGCGCTCGCCGCCGGCCTCGGTGTGAACTCCGTCGTCGCCCTCCAGCTCGCCCCGCGGATGTCCTGGCCGGACGCGATGGGCATGGTGGTCCTCGCCGGGTTCGTGGTCATGCTGCTGGTCGCCACGGGGCTGCGCGAGCGCGTGATGAACGCCGTCCCCTACGGGCTGCGCAAGGCCATCTCCATCGGCATCGGCCTGTTCATCATGCTGATCGGCCTCGTCGACGCCGGTTTCGTCTCCCGCATCCCGGACGCCGCGCAGACCACCGTCCCGCTCCAGCTCGGCGGGGACGGCCACCTCAACGGCTGGCCGGTCCTGGTCTTCGTCCTGGGCGTGCTGCTCACGCTCGCCCTGATCGTGCGCAAGGTCTCCGGCGCGATCCTGATCTCGATCGTCGCCATGACCGTCGTCGCCGTGGTCATCGAGGCCGTGGCCAAGGTGCCGAGCTGGGGTCTCACCACCCCGAAGTGGCCCGGCAACCCGGTCGCCAGCCCCGACTTCGGGCTGGTCGGGCAGGTCAGCCTGTTCGGCGGCTTCGAGAAGGTCGGCGTGCTGACCGGTGTGCTGTTCGTCTTCACCGTGCTGCTGTCGTGCTTCTTCGACGCGATGGGCACGATCATGGGCGTCTCGGACGAGGCGAAGCTGACCGACGCGCAGGGGCAGATGCCCGGCATCAACAAGGTGCTCTTCGTCGACGGCCTCGCGGTCGCCGCCGGCGGTGCCAGCTCGTCCTCGGCGACCACCGCGTTCGTCGAGTCCACGGCCGGTGTCGGCGAGGGGGCCCGGACCGGTCTGGCGAACGTCGTCACCGGCGGTCTCTTCGCCGTCGCCCTCTTCCTCACGCCGGTCGCCACGATGGTCCCGTCCCAGGCGGCCACGCCCGCCCTCGTCGCGGTCGGCTTCCTGATCCTGGCCGGATCCGTGAAGGAGATCGACTGGGCGGACTACACGATCGCCGTCCCGGCTTTCGTGACGATGCTGATGATGCCGTTCACCTACTCGATCACCAACGGCATCGGCATGGGCTTCATCACCTTCGCGGTGCTGCGGCTGGCGGCCGGGCGGGGCCGGGAGGTGCCGACGGCGATGTACGCCGTGGCGGCGGTGTTCGCGTTCTACTACCTGATGCCGGCGCTGGGCCTGACCTGA
- a CDS encoding HAD-IC family P-type ATPase: MTHLDAGARPDSAWPATVTSRETGLTRAQVAERVERGQVNDVPVRSSRSTVDIVRANVFTRFNAIIGVLWLIMLFVAPIQDSLFGFVILANTGIGIVQEWRAKKTLDSLALIGEVRPTVRRDGMSGQVSTSEIVLDDLIEIGPGDKVVVDGVCAEADGLEIDESLLTGEADPVVKRPGDQVMSGSFVVAGGGAFQATKVGREAYAAQLAEEASRFTLVQSELRSGISTILKYVTWMMVPTAIGLIISQLFVKENAFDDSVARTVGGIVPMVPEGLVLLTSVAFAIGVIRLGRKQCLVQELPAIEGLARVDTVCLDKTGTLTEGGMNVTELRPLQGADETHVRQVLGALGESDPRPNASLKAIIDAYPAAEDWRCTQALPFSSARKYSGAAFAEAGGETSTWLLGAPDVLLPDDDPSLAETGRLNEQGLRVLLLARVDRDLDDAEVAEGAKPTALVVLEQRLRPDAADTLRYFADQNVAAKVISGDNAVSVGAVASKLGLSGATVDARRLPADQDGMAEALDDGTVFGRVTPQQKRNMVGALQSRGHTVAMTGDGVNDVLALKDADIGVAMGSGSEATRAVAQIVLLNNSFATLPSVVAEGRRVIGNITRVATLFLVKTVYSVLLAILVVCSQVEYPFLPRHLTLLSTLTIGVPAFFLALAPNTERAKPNFVRRVMRYAIPGGVVAAVATFATYLIAREHYTGAGALDAETSAATLTLFLISMWVLAIIARPYTWWRIALVAAMAGAFLLVLVVPWLQHFFALKLVGVTMPWLAVGIAVVAAATLELLWRWVDRRFPA; encoded by the coding sequence ATGACGCATCTCGACGCGGGTGCCCGGCCCGACTCCGCGTGGCCGGCGACGGTCACCTCCCGCGAGACCGGCCTGACCAGGGCTCAGGTCGCCGAGCGGGTGGAGCGCGGCCAGGTCAACGACGTGCCGGTGCGCAGCAGCCGGTCCACCGTCGACATCGTCCGCGCGAACGTCTTCACCCGCTTCAACGCGATCATCGGCGTGCTCTGGCTGATCATGCTCTTCGTCGCGCCGATCCAGGACAGCCTGTTCGGCTTCGTGATCCTCGCCAACACCGGCATCGGGATCGTCCAGGAGTGGCGGGCGAAGAAGACGCTGGACTCGCTCGCGCTGATCGGTGAGGTGCGTCCCACCGTCCGCCGGGACGGGATGTCCGGCCAGGTCAGCACCTCCGAGATCGTCCTCGACGACCTGATCGAGATCGGGCCCGGCGACAAGGTCGTCGTCGACGGTGTCTGTGCCGAGGCCGACGGGCTGGAGATCGACGAGTCGCTGCTCACCGGCGAGGCGGACCCGGTCGTCAAACGCCCCGGCGACCAGGTGATGTCGGGCAGCTTCGTGGTCGCGGGCGGCGGGGCCTTCCAGGCCACGAAGGTCGGGCGGGAGGCGTATGCCGCGCAGCTCGCGGAGGAGGCGTCCCGGTTCACCCTCGTCCAGTCCGAGCTGCGCTCCGGCATCTCCACGATCCTGAAGTACGTCACGTGGATGATGGTCCCGACCGCGATCGGCCTGATCATCAGCCAGCTGTTCGTGAAGGAGAACGCCTTCGACGACTCCGTCGCCCGCACGGTCGGCGGCATCGTCCCGATGGTCCCCGAGGGGCTGGTGCTGCTCACCTCGGTCGCCTTCGCCATCGGCGTCATCCGGCTGGGCCGCAAGCAGTGCCTCGTCCAGGAGCTGCCCGCGATCGAGGGGCTGGCCCGGGTCGACACGGTCTGCCTCGACAAGACCGGCACCCTCACCGAGGGCGGCATGAACGTCACCGAGCTGCGGCCCCTGCAGGGCGCCGACGAGACGCACGTACGCCAGGTGCTCGGCGCTCTCGGCGAGTCGGACCCCCGGCCGAACGCCTCGCTCAAGGCGATCATCGACGCCTACCCGGCCGCCGAGGACTGGCGCTGCACCCAGGCACTGCCGTTCTCCTCCGCCCGCAAGTACAGCGGCGCCGCGTTCGCCGAGGCCGGCGGGGAGACCAGCACCTGGCTGCTCGGGGCGCCGGACGTCCTGCTGCCCGACGACGACCCGTCCCTCGCGGAGACCGGGCGGCTGAACGAGCAGGGCCTGCGGGTGCTGCTGCTCGCCCGGGTCGACCGTGACCTCGACGACGCCGAGGTGGCCGAGGGGGCGAAGCCCACCGCCCTGGTGGTACTGGAACAGCGGCTGCGGCCGGACGCGGCCGACACGCTGCGCTACTTCGCCGACCAGAACGTGGCCGCCAAGGTCATCTCCGGCGACAACGCGGTGTCGGTCGGCGCGGTCGCGTCCAAGCTGGGGCTGTCCGGCGCGACCGTGGACGCCCGCCGGCTGCCCGCCGACCAGGACGGGATGGCCGAGGCCCTCGACGACGGCACGGTGTTCGGGCGGGTCACCCCGCAGCAGAAGCGGAACATGGTGGGTGCGTTGCAGTCCCGCGGGCACACCGTCGCGATGACCGGCGACGGTGTGAACGACGTCCTCGCCCTGAAGGACGCCGACATCGGCGTCGCGATGGGCTCCGGCTCGGAGGCGACCCGGGCGGTCGCGCAGATCGTGCTGCTGAACAACAGCTTCGCGACGCTGCCGTCGGTGGTGGCGGAGGGCCGCCGGGTCATCGGCAACATCACGCGCGTGGCGACCCTGTTCCTCGTCAAGACGGTGTACTCGGTGCTGCTGGCGATCCTGGTGGTCTGCTCGCAGGTCGAGTACCCGTTCCTGCCACGTCACCTGACCCTGCTGTCGACCCTGACGATCGGCGTCCCGGCCTTCTTCCTCGCACTCGCGCCCAACACGGAGCGCGCCAAGCCGAACTTCGTGCGGCGGGTGATGCGGTACGCGATCCCGGGCGGGGTGGTGGCGGCGGTGGCGACCTTCGCGACGTACCTGATCGCCCGGGAGCACTACACGGGCGCGGGCGCGCTGGACGCGGAGACAAGCGCCGCGACGCTCACGCTGTTCCTCATCTCGATGTGGGTACTGGCGATCATCGCCCGCCCCTACACCTGGTGGCGCATCGCCCTGGTGGCGGCGATGGCCGGGGCCTTCCTGCTGGTCCTGGTCGTGCCGTGGCTCCAGCACTTCTTCGCGCTGAAGCTGGTCGGCGTGACGATGCCGTGGCTGGCGGTCGGCATCGCGGTGGTGGCGGCGGCCACCCTGGAACTCCTGTGGAGGTGGGTGGACCGCCGCTTCCCGGCGTAG